In Aquificaceae bacterium, the sequence TCCGCAGTCTGAAAGCCCTCTGGCAGTTGCTGTTTTATGGTCTGCTCTATAACCCTTGGTCCTGCAAAGCCTATTAGAGCCTTTGGCTCTGCGATGATAATGTCTCCAAGAAAGGCAAAGCTGGCAGAAACGCCTCCGGTGGTAGGGTCTGTCAAAAGGGTAATGTAGGGAATACCCTTTTCTTTTAGATAGCCCACTCCGATGGAAGTCTTTGCCATCTGCATAAGAGACAGTATGCCCTCCTGCATCCTTGCACCACCAGAGGTGATAACCGCTATGAGAGGAATTTCCTTTTGACTTGCGTGCTTGCAGGCTCTATAGAACCTCTCACCCACCACAGAACCCATACTACCACCAATAAACCCAAAGTCCATAACCACAAGCACCACCCTTTCGTCCTTTAGAAAACCCTCCGCCACAAGCATAGCCTCAGAAAGACCCGTTTGCTCCTGTGCCTGCTTTAGCCTGTCCTTGTAGCTTTTT encodes:
- the accD gene encoding acetyl-CoA carboxylase, carboxyltransferase subunit beta; protein product: MGFFDRFRKKEQKEVLWTKCENCKSILYIPELKANLNVCPKCQHHFNVPAKERLEHLLENYELLFENIRPTDPLNFKDTKSYKDRLKQAQEQTGLSEAMLVAEGFLKDERVVLVVMDFGFIGGSMGSVVGERFYRACKHASQKEIPLIAVITSGGARMQEGILSLMQMAKTSIGVGYLKEKGIPYITLLTDPTTGGVSASFAFLGDIIIAEPKALIGFAGPRVIEQTIKQQLPEGFQTAEFLLQKGMVDMVVHRKDLKDTLHQLIKFTTYWRRHVEV